From Candidatus Vondammii sp. HM_W22, one genomic window encodes:
- a CDS encoding TraG/VirB4 family ATPase has product MEFGSKRLFGFDVTEFLDHAEIRTPIMMYLFHRMEELIDGRRFMAFVDEFWKLLLDEYFEDFANNKLKTIRKQNGFLVLGTQSPRDVLNSPIAHSIIEQCATMILLPNPKASEADYVEGFKLSHREYQIIREEMPEGPHRFLVKQGHNSVIAELNLQGFNDELAILSGTTDTVNLAERIIKEVGEEPSN; this is encoded by the coding sequence CTGGAATTTGGCAGTAAAAGGCTGTTCGGTTTTGATGTCACTGAATTCCTCGACCATGCAGAGATCCGGACACCGATTATGATGTATCTCTTCCATCGAATGGAAGAGTTGATTGACGGTCGTCGTTTCATGGCCTTTGTGGACGAATTCTGGAAGTTATTGCTCGATGAGTATTTTGAGGACTTCGCCAACAACAAGCTAAAGACTATCCGTAAACAGAATGGGTTCCTGGTCCTAGGTACACAAAGCCCTAGAGATGTACTGAATTCACCAATTGCCCACTCCATTATTGAGCAGTGTGCAACGATGATTCTATTGCCAAATCCAAAGGCATCCGAAGCCGACTATGTAGAAGGTTTCAAATTATCGCACCGGGAATACCAGATCATCCGAGAAGAAATGCCTGAGGGTCCCCATCGTTTTCTGGTGAAACAGGGGCACAACAGCGTTATTGCCGAACTGAACCTACAGGGATTCAACGACGAACTGGCAATCTTGTCTGGCACTACTGACACGGTAAATCTAGCCGAACGAATCATCAAAGAGGTAGGCGAAGAGCCAAGCAACTAG
- a CDS encoding DUF4158 domain-containing protein gives MTTEKRLKILTEAEIVDLFGPPALNQNDQRFFFTLNDIELAQCQKIRRRDQRCMFVVLLGYFKVKPISLSPGYHQIKHDIKYVCSEVFPGSGLSPFNLTQKTRVRIYHRIYELTNHQRWENERHSAALTIDLREHAQAWAQPRALFDRAIEYLAAQKISIPGYSVLQDLISDVVSATNDQLIRQLEDLISVDLTSMLSDFVEGNDPLTLRRLRMAAKNITRSELQKELAVHQHIQSWMLEVDEVLSQLSISLKNQQYFAERVTYYGAKLKRQPVGYQRLYLLCYLQSRWQQALERIADGFVHHLFQRKQKGVLGIFPRKRT, from the coding sequence ATGACCACAGAGAAACGACTCAAGATCCTCACCGAAGCGGAAATTGTTGACTTGTTCGGCCCGCCAGCACTCAATCAAAACGATCAACGATTCTTCTTCACACTCAATGATATCGAATTGGCCCAGTGCCAGAAGATTCGCAGGCGTGATCAACGCTGCATGTTCGTTGTGTTGCTCGGCTACTTTAAAGTGAAGCCCATTTCTTTGAGTCCCGGCTACCACCAGATCAAGCATGATATTAAATATGTCTGCTCAGAAGTGTTTCCCGGTTCCGGTCTGAGTCCCTTCAATCTAACTCAAAAAACTCGTGTGCGTATCTATCATCGCATATACGAATTAACAAACCATCAACGCTGGGAGAACGAACGGCACAGCGCCGCGCTGACAATAGACCTTCGCGAACACGCACAAGCATGGGCTCAACCGCGAGCGTTGTTTGACAGGGCTATTGAATACTTAGCGGCACAAAAAATTAGCATTCCTGGGTACTCAGTTTTGCAAGACTTGATCAGTGATGTCGTCAGTGCTACCAACGATCAACTCATTCGCCAACTCGAAGACCTCATCTCTGTTGACTTGACTTCTATGTTGTCTGACTTTGTCGAAGGCAATGACCCACTGACTCTACGGCGGTTAAGAATGGCGGCTAAGAACATTACAAGGAGTGAGTTGCAAAAAGAACTCGCCGTACATCAGCACATTCAATCTTGGATGCTAGAAGTCGATGAGGTTTTAAGTCAGCTATCAATATCGTTGAAGAATCAGCAGTACTTTGCTGAAAGAGTGACTTACTATGGTGCCAAACTAAAACGCCAACCTGTTGGTTATCAACGCCTCTACTTGTTGTGCTATTTGCAATCGCGTTGGCAACAGGCACTGGAACGAATAGCCGATGGCTTTGTTCATCATCTTTTTCAAAGAAAACAGAAAGGGGTCCTAGGGATTTTCCCTCGTAAACGGACATAA
- a CDS encoding type IV secretion system protein, translating to MKKNIVAAFAMVTSTAQASGIPVVDIANLTQSITQVTHMVEQISKLQAQLEKAQQLLDSINGARGYGSFAPISYDTALSTNPENTLKSYGINTASHWGLDGKTAKIYNADNKNAAIYLERSQTALTQSKGRFSTINGLVRAIDGAEDQKDIMDLQARIAGERADKTRCAQGGSSRRGKKCSGEKTYSGACISLGRPHY from the coding sequence ATGAAAAAGAACATCGTAGCAGCATTCGCCATGGTAACCAGTACCGCCCAGGCTAGCGGTATTCCTGTGGTTGATATCGCGAACCTGACTCAATCGATTACCCAAGTCACCCACATGGTCGAACAGATCAGCAAACTCCAGGCGCAACTGGAGAAGGCCCAGCAGCTCCTGGATTCTATCAATGGAGCCAGAGGATATGGCAGTTTTGCGCCCATCTCCTACGATACGGCACTTTCGACGAACCCGGAAAATACATTGAAATCCTATGGCATTAACACTGCCAGTCACTGGGGTTTAGATGGCAAGACAGCAAAAATTTACAACGCAGACAACAAAAATGCAGCGATCTATTTGGAAAGATCACAAACCGCACTCACTCAGTCCAAAGGGCGGTTTAGCACTATCAACGGACTAGTCAGAGCCATTGATGGAGCAGAAGATCAGAAAGACATCATGGATCTACAAGCAAGGATTGCTGGAGAACGAGCGGATAAAACTCGCTGCGCTCAAGGCGGAAGCTCGAGGCGCGGAAAGAAATGCAGCGGCGAGAAAACATACAGCGGCGCCTGTATTTCGCTAGGTCGTCCACATTACTAG
- a CDS encoding Fic family protein: MVNQKDNTDPLIPVAPAEQQELSGIKETFKSLLHTIMEKNNQLNAKFDLATVWPETDDLPTLYSQLTDLKHCLDSFRPIAPETIMDMQEAWDIRYTYESNRIEGNSLTLDETLHVIEKGLTIGGKLLNDHLEAINHQDAIHYIRDFVEGGDGRDSQFTERILLNIHNLILKGIRDRDAGSYRRQPVFILQSDRKKHEFPDAYLLNKLVEDYFIFYNENKDTMHPVEMAAHLHQRLVNIHPFIDGNGRTSRLVMNLYLLQQGYPIMIIDSEMDKRQEYYRILGEYRGVADGDSKPFELFITQKVKDALFEYLQFMSADQNEEAKDKGYYFFKKIESYLS, encoded by the coding sequence ATGGTCAACCAGAAAGATAACACCGATCCTTTAATTCCTGTTGCTCCAGCGGAGCAACAGGAGCTTTCTGGTATCAAAGAAACTTTTAAATCATTACTTCATACGATCATGGAAAAAAACAATCAACTCAACGCCAAATTTGATTTGGCTACAGTGTGGCCAGAAACGGATGACTTGCCAACACTCTATAGTCAATTGACCGATTTAAAACACTGCCTTGACAGCTTTCGCCCCATTGCACCTGAAACGATCATGGACATGCAGGAGGCATGGGATATTCGGTACACCTATGAATCCAATCGTATCGAGGGTAATTCCCTTACATTGGATGAGACCCTACATGTCATCGAAAAGGGTTTAACCATCGGCGGAAAACTCTTGAATGACCATTTAGAGGCTATCAATCATCAGGATGCCATTCATTACATCCGTGACTTTGTTGAAGGGGGTGATGGTAGAGATAGCCAATTCACTGAGCGTATATTGCTCAATATTCATAACCTGATTCTAAAAGGTATTCGAGATCGTGATGCTGGAAGCTACCGTAGGCAGCCTGTTTTTATCTTGCAGTCAGACAGGAAAAAACATGAGTTTCCCGATGCTTACTTATTGAACAAGTTGGTGGAAGATTATTTTATTTTCTATAACGAAAATAAAGATACCATGCATCCGGTTGAAATGGCAGCACACCTACACCAACGACTGGTAAATATTCATCCATTTATTGATGGTAATGGCCGTACCTCACGTTTAGTGATGAACTTGTACTTATTACAACAAGGTTATCCCATCATGATTATTGATTCAGAGATGGATAAAAGGCAGGAGTATTACCGCATTCTAGGGGAATATCGCGGTGTTGCTGACGGTGATAGCAAACCCTTTGAACTATTCATTACTCAGAAAGTTAAAGATGCCTTGTTTGAATATCTGCAATTCATGTCAGCCGACCAGAACGAAGAAGCAAAAGATAAAGGTTACTATTTTTTCAAAAAGATTGAATCCTATCTATCGTGA
- a CDS encoding IS3 family transposase (programmed frameshift): MKKKRYREEQIIGAIKQHESGVKVDDICRQFGISTGCFYNWRSKYAGMDVSEAKRLKELESENNKLKKLLAEKMLEAEAMKDVLFKKVVKPADRKQIVSYLKSRFKLSERRACLLVGLSRTAFRYVTQWGKDEPLRKRLLELAKKHPSYGYLFLHGLLRGEGLVKNKKRTYRVYNEEGLQVRTKKRKKIIRPRMPTIMPIGKNIRWSMDFVSDQLANGRRFRVFNVIDDYSREVIGQLSDFSINGHQVARFLTQVIELRSAPDQIICDNGTEFTSKAMFYWQKESGVKLGFIQPGKPTQNAFVESLNGKFRNECLNQHWFRSIDDARHEIDQWREHYNHVRPHSALNYLSPVAFVNRAA, encoded by the exons ATGAAGAAGAAGCGTTACAGAGAAGAGCAAATTATTGGTGCCATCAAGCAGCATGAGTCAGGGGTAAAAGTTGATGACATTTGTCGTCAGTTCGGCATTTCAACCGGGTGCTTTTATAACTGGCGAAGCAAATACGCCGGGATGGATGTCTCAGAAGCCAAACGGCTCAAAGAGCTTGAAAGCGAAAATAACAAGCTTAAGAAGTTACTTGCCGAGAAAATGCTTGAAGCTGAGGCGATGAAGGATGTGCTCT TCAAAAAAGTGGTAAAGCCTGCTGATAGAAAACAAATCGTGAGCTACCTTAAGTCGCGGTTCAAATTAAGTGAGCGTAGAGCTTGCCTATTAGTAGGCTTAAGTAGAACCGCTTTTCGGTACGTTACTCAATGGGGAAAAGATGAGCCTCTACGCAAACGGTTACTTGAGCTGGCAAAAAAGCATCCGAGTTATGGTTATTTGTTTTTACATGGCCTCCTGAGAGGAGAGGGGCTTGTGAAAAACAAGAAGCGGACCTACCGAGTCTATAACGAAGAAGGTCTTCAAGTGAGGACTAAAAAACGCAAGAAGATAATACGACCAAGAATGCCAACGATTATGCCCATTGGTAAAAATATACGCTGGTCAATGGATTTTGTCAGTGATCAGTTGGCTAATGGTCGCCGCTTTCGAGTATTTAATGTGATTGATGATTACTCAAGAGAAGTTATTGGCCAGCTCTCTGACTTCTCGATCAATGGTCACCAGGTCGCTCGTTTTTTAACTCAGGTGATTGAGCTAAGGAGCGCTCCGGATCAAATAATCTGCGACAACGGTACTGAGTTTACTAGCAAGGCGATGTTCTACTGGCAAAAAGAAAGTGGCGTTAAGCTAGGTTTTATTCAGCCAGGTAAGCCTACTCAGAATGCGTTTGTAGAAAGCTTAAACGGTAAATTCAGAAATGAATGCTTAAATCAGCATTGGTTCAGGTCCATTGATGACGCTAGACATGAAATTGATCAATGGCGAGAGCACTACAATCACGTGCGGCCTCATAGCGCATTAAATTATTTGTCACCTGTGGCCTTTGTGAATAGGGCCGCTTAG
- a CDS encoding TraG/VirB4 family ATPase, producing the protein MIGPSGSGKTVVQAFMLAQAQKYEPTCVIFDKDRGLELFVRAMGGTYLPLKKGEKTGFNPFKIASTPRNIHFLETLVKKLVTDWCPPIKSTRGARSQVP; encoded by the coding sequence ATTATTGGGCCTTCTGGCTCAGGTAAAACTGTCGTTCAGGCTTTCATGCTCGCCCAAGCACAGAAGTATGAACCAACCTGTGTCATCTTTGATAAGGATCGTGGTCTGGAACTCTTCGTCCGAGCAATGGGTGGTACCTATCTTCCATTGAAAAAGGGAGAAAAAACCGGCTTCAATCCATTCAAAATAGCATCTACACCGCGCAATATCCATTTCCTCGAAACACTGGTTAAAAAACTGGTCACGGATTGGTGCCCACCAATTAAAAGTACAAGAGGAGCGAGATCACAAGTGCCGTGA
- a CDS encoding type IV secretion system protein — protein sequence MKLFQDLQTQVDTALSTYVSTASAEVIIWLTPIFTNLVIIYVALWGFAHLQGRIEEPINEGFKRILRITIILGVLGIFPRKRT from the coding sequence GTGAAACTATTTCAAGACCTCCAAACACAGGTTGATACTGCGCTAAGCACGTATGTATCGACTGCCTCAGCAGAGGTCATCATCTGGCTAACACCTATTTTTACCAATTTGGTGATTATTTATGTAGCACTGTGGGGCTTTGCACACCTGCAGGGGAGAATTGAAGAACCAATCAACGAGGGTTTTAAGAGAATTTTACGGATCACGATTATATTAGGGGTCCTAGGGATTTTCCCTCGTAAACGGACATAA
- a CDS encoding EexN family lipoprotein has protein sequence MTRSGCGYDKEEKTKTVDWYKANKAEREEKLAECSNNPGELRKTPNCVNAAIAARQNFSRPSTYLLGKGNTKLQ, from the coding sequence ATTACTAGGAGCGGTTGCGGCTACGACAAAGAAGAGAAAACAAAAACAGTAGATTGGTATAAGGCAAATAAAGCAGAAAGAGAAGAGAAGCTAGCTGAGTGCAGCAATAATCCTGGTGAACTAAGGAAAACACCAAACTGCGTAAATGCTGCAATTGCGGCGCGTCAGAATTTCTCTAGGCCATCCACTTATTTACTTGGTAAGGGAAACACCAAACTACAGTGA
- a CDS encoding CvpA family protein gives MIWVDYIILGIIGLSAVISLVRGFVREALSLAVWVLAFWVAWTFFRELAEQIDWFALPSVRLGVSFAILFITTLMLGALVNFLMGQLVNKTGLSGTDRLVGIFFGAARGVLLIAVLVLLAGLTPFPNDPWWHESRLIGYFQELALWLKELLPPDIGGKFSF, from the coding sequence ATGATCTGGGTTGATTACATCATCCTCGGTATTATCGGGCTCTCTGCCGTAATCAGTCTGGTGCGCGGTTTTGTACGAGAAGCGCTTTCCCTCGCTGTCTGGGTGCTGGCATTTTGGGTTGCCTGGACTTTTTTCCGTGAACTTGCAGAACAGATCGATTGGTTCGCTCTGCCTTCTGTGCGTCTGGGGGTCTCCTTCGCAATCCTCTTTATCACAACGCTGATGTTGGGTGCTCTGGTTAATTTTCTGATGGGGCAGTTGGTCAATAAGACTGGGCTGAGCGGGACAGATCGTCTGGTTGGTATCTTTTTCGGTGCGGCCAGGGGAGTGTTGTTGATCGCGGTCTTGGTACTGCTTGCGGGATTAACCCCGTTTCCAAACGATCCCTGGTGGCATGAGTCACGGCTGATCGGATATTTCCAGGAGTTGGCGCTTTGGCTGAAAGAACTGCTGCCCCCAGATATTGGTGGGAAGTTCAGCTTCTGA
- a CDS encoding Fic family protein: protein MHWYVEPLQVPDQMEALVNWLTENIDQHHPIIIAALIHYNLVRIHAFDDGNGSGSRILMNLILMKQDFSQQ from the coding sequence ATCCATTGGTATGTTGAGCCGTTACAGGTGCCGGATCAAATGGAAGCGTTAGTGAATTGGCTCACTGAAAATATTGACCAACACCATCCAATTATTATTGCAGCCCTTATCCATTACAACCTTGTCAGAATACATGCCTTTGATGATGGTAATGGGAGTGGTTCTCGTATCTTAATGAACCTCATTTTAATGAAACAAGATTTTTCCCAGCAGTGA